TTCTGCCACTGGCATTGTCACTGGTTATAATAATGTAGGTGGTCTTATTGGGCAGTTCGTAACTAGTGGTTCTGTTAGTAACTGTTCTGCCAATGTTACTGTCACTGGTTATAATAATGTCGGCGGTCTTGTCGGAACAACTACAGGCTTAATCAGCAACAGTTTTGCCACTGGTAATGTCACTGGTTCTGGTCTGAGTGTCGGAGGTCTTGTTGGTGCTCAATTGGGCAGTGCTGTTATCAACTGTTTTGCTACTGGTACTGCAGATGGTGATTCGTATGTTGGCGGTCTTGTTGGTCGTAATACCAGTACTGTAACCAACAGTTATTATTCCGGCAGTCCAGACAATAGTATTGGTACTCCTACTTCCTATGACAACTTCACCAGTTTTGCCTTCGTTTCAGGAGCTTCAGGTCTTAACTGGAATGCTGGTGGTACACAGGACGTAATCACAACAGAAGCCAATTCCAGTTTCATCTGGAAAATAGAGGATGGTTCAACTCTTCCATACTTCCAGTATCAGTATGTTCCTTACTCAGGAGGTAGTGGTACAGTCGATGACCCTTACCTTCTTTCAACTGACAGCGACATTGACACACTGTCAGCAACTCCTGCTTACTGGAACAGTTACTTCCGGTTGACACAGAACATCACACTTGCAGGAAATCACACCCCAATTGGTAAAACTTCACCTTACTTCACAGGTGACTTTGACGGAAACGGATATGCAATACAAAATATGACTGTATATAGTAGCGGTTTTGTCGGATTCTTCGGTTTCATATCTGCTAGCGGTAACATCCATGAACTTGGAGTAGAGGCAAGCTCAGACGGTGTTATTTCAACATCAGGTAATTATGCTGGTGTTCTTGCCGGAGCGAATACAGGCACGGTTAGTGACTGTTCTGCCACAGGCAATGTCACCAGTTCTGGCGATATTGTCGGTGGTCTTGTAGGAACGAATGAAAATCCCGGCAGTATAAACACCTGTTCTGCCACAGGCAATGTCACCAGTTCTGGAGGTTATGTCGGTGGTCTTGTTGGCTTTAATGCTGTTACTATAAGCAACTGTTATGCCACAGGCACTGCAACTGGTTCATCGCATGTCGGTGGTCTTGTAGGATCGAATGAAGGTACCGGTAGTATAAACAACTGTTCTGCCACAGGCAATGTCACCAGTTCAGGTGATTATGTCGGTGGTCTTGTTGGCCATAATGCTGTTACTATAAGTAACTGTTATGCCACTGGTACTATCACTCAAGATATAATGGGAGAAAATATGTATGCGGGCGGTCTTGCCGCTTATAATTCTGGTACTATTGGCAACAGTTATGCCACTGGCAATGTCACTGGAGGATATGGGGTTGGTGGTTTTATAGGCTGTGCATATGGAGGTACTGTAACCAACTCATTTGCCACAGGTTCTACTACAGCCGCCTTTGGTCAGGGCGGTGCTTTTGTAGGTTATGACAATGATGGTACTATGAACAACTGTTATAATTCCGGCAGTCCAGAGGAAACTATTACTGGTCTTACTTCTACTTCCTATTCCAATTTCATGGATTTCGCCTTCGTTTCAGGAGCAACAGGCCTTAACTGGAATGAAAACGGTGACGTGATCACAACAGAAGCAGATTCAAGTTTCATCTGGAGAATAGATGATGGTTCCAGTCTTCCATACTTACAGGACCAGGATGCAGTGGATACTCCATACTCCAGCGGTAGTGGTACAGTTGATGATCCGTACCTGCTTTCAACTGACAGCGACATTGATGAACTTTCAGCAACTCCTGCTAACTGGAGCAGTTACTTCCAACTGACACAGGATATCACACTTGTGGGTAATCACACTCCGATTGGCAGTTTAAGTACACAGTTCACAGGTGATTTTGACGGAAATGGATATTCAATAACTAACCTGACCGTTTATCAGACCACTGATCGTGTTGGATTCTTTGGATATGCAGGTTCCGCTTCTAACATCCATGATCTTGAAATTGTGACAAGCTCAGAAGGTGTTGTTTCAACAGGAAACAATGTTGGAGCTCTTATCGGGGTAACTGTCGGTACTGTAAACAACTGTTCTGTCACCGGTAATGTTGCTGGTGCTTCTTACATTGGTGGTCTGGCAGGTTACAGCGATGCTGCAATAAGTAATAGTTATGCAGCAGTTGATGTAACTGGCAGCAGTAATTATGTTGGTGGTCTTGTCGGAAGAAATAACGGTGTAAGCGGAAACGTGACTAACTGTTATACTACGGGCAATGCCACAGGTGCCAATATTGTGGGCTGTCTTGTCGGGTTTAATGGAGGCACAGTGACAAGCAGTTTTGCCACCGGTACTGCTGCTGCCGATGGTTCTACCGTTGGTGGTCTGATAGGAGATAATACCTGGGGTACAACATCCAACAATTGGTACTCCGGCAGTCCGGCTGATAGTTCCGCTACATCTAATACTGCATCTGCCTTCATGGATTTCTCTTTCGTATCAGGAGCAACAGGCCTTAACTGGAATGGAAGTGGAAACATTATCACAACAGAAAATGATTCAAGTTTCATCTGGAGAATAACAGATGCTTATACTCTTCCATATTTCCAGTATCAGAATGTTCCATACTCCAGTGGTAGCGGTACAGCTGATGATCCATATCTGCTTTCAACCGACAGCGACATTGACACACTGTCAGCAACTTCTGCCGACTGGGATAAATACTTCCTGCTGACACAGAACATCACACTTGCAGGAAATCACACTCCTATCGGTAATTCCGGTACTCAGTTCACAGGTGACTTTGACGGAAATGGATATTCAATAACTAACCTGACCGTTTATCAGACTACTAACTATGCTGGTCTCTTTGGTTATACTAATACCGGTGCAAATATCCATGATCTTGGAGTAGAAACAAGCTCAGAAGGTGTTGTTTCAACAGCATCTTATGTAGGAGGTATTTTAGGAGAAAATGGCGGTAATGGCATAGTTAACAACTGTTCAGTAACAGGTAATGTCAGTGGTTCTCAGTATGTCGGTGGTCTTGTAGGTGAAAACAGTGGAGGTGCTACTGTGACCAACTGTTTTGTCACCTGTAATGTTAGCGGCTCTTCTAACTATATCGGTGGTCTTGCAGGTTATAATCGTAGAACTGTCAGCAACTGTTCTGCCAATAGTACCGTTACTGGCTTAACTGAAGTTGGTGGTCTTATCGGCGAAAGTAACGCTGCTGTTCTCAACTGTTATGCTAATGGTGATGTCACCGCTTCTGGTAATAATGCCGGTGGTCTTGTAGGGAAGAATTGGGATCAGATCACCAACTGTTATGCCACTGGTAATGTTAGTGGTTCTCAGTATGTCGGTGGTCTTGTAGGTTTTAATCTCTGGTATATTGACAATAGTTTTGCCACAGGCACTGCCACAGGTTCATTGCGTGTCGGTGGTCTTGCAGGGGATAATGATGGTGGCACTGTGACCAGAGGTTTTTATTCAGGCACACCGGTTAATGGTATAGGTAGTTCTACTTCCTATTCTAACTTCATGAGTTTCACCTATGTTTCAGGACCGACAGGTCTGAACTGGAATGTCGGCGGTACACAGGATGTGATCACAACAGAAGACGATCCAAACTATGTATGGAAAATAATAGATGGATATACTCTTCCATACCATCAGTATCAGGAAGACCCCATTTCATTTGCTATACCGGGAACACCTGAAAATTTCACAAACACAACCGGTAATTTCTGGGTGAACCATAGCTGGAATGCAGGTGCAGGAGATCTGACCGATTCCTACAATGTGAGTTATGGAGAAAGCTGGCTGAACGGAACAACAAACACTTATTTCAATCATACCGGACTCTCAGCTCACGCATGGTCCAACATAACAGTCTATGCATACAATGCCACAGACTCCATACTTTCAGATGGTGTCAGTGACAATGTCCAGGTCCCGAACAACGAGATAGGTATTCTCAATGTAAGCAACATTACAGGCAGTGAAGGCGACACTATCACCTTTGATATCAACTTCACAGATGTCGATGGCGATACTCCGACATTTAATTGTAACCAGAGTTCACTGCTTGATAACTTCAACACCAGCACAGGTGTTGGCTCATGGGACATTGGATTCAGTGATGCAGGAACCTACTCTGTTGAATTCAATGTAAGTGACGGATACGGTTCAGTTGATTCTCAGGTAATGACAATTACTGTATCAGACGCATCAACGATCTATGTTGGAAGTGGTCAGGATGATGACTTTACAACAATTCAGGCTGCAATTAATGATGCAAGCCAGGGAGATACTATCATTGTAGGTGATGGAACTTACAATGAGAATGTTGTTGTTAACAAGAGTGTTACACTTCGTTCAGAGAACGGTGCAGCAAGCACTAATGTAAATGCAAGCGATTCATCAGAACACGCATTTAATGTAACAGTAAATAATGTGACAATAGATGGTTTCAACGTAACAGGTGTAACTGACTTTGAAATGGCCGGTATTTACCTTGGTTATTCAAATAACAGTATAGTAACAAACAATATTGTTAATGACAATAGCTTCGGTATTGTTCTTGATCATTCAGAAAACAATACATTAAGCAACAACATTGCTAATGACAATAGTTACTGTGGTCTTTATTTGTATTATTCAAGTCACAATACATTAGATGATAACGATATTTACAATAATGAATATGGAATTCGTCTGTACACCTCAAGTGACTACAATACCCTGACAGATAATGATGCAATGAACAATACTTACGGAATGTATTTTAGTTCATCAGACAACAATACGCTGACAGGTAATACTGCCAGTTACAATGATCGGTACGGGATGTATTTCAGTTCATCAGATAACAATACCCTGACAGACAATGTTGCCAGTTACAACATCTATAATATTGAACCAGCTTCAATATCTCTCGATTCCGTGATAGAACCAATGGATATTGAAAGTACAGCTGCTACGGGTATCTATCTCGTTTACTCTGACAACAATGTTCTGACAGGTAACGTTGCCAATTATAATGAAGGCGGCAGTTTGGTCATGTACTCTATCAATCCAAATGCAATTTCTCCAAATTCGGAGGCTGCTTCCATTTATTCCTGTGGATTCTCTCTCTATAATTCGGATAATACCACCCTGACAGGTAATACTGCAATAGGAAACGAGGAATATGCCTTCTATTCCAGGTCATCTTCGAATTGTACTGTTGATAATCTGGAGACAGATACCGGTTCCATGGAACTTTCCTTTGTACCGACCTATGAAACTGCAATAAGAAGCAACGAAACAATCTCCACTGTTCCTTCAGGTAAAGCAAATGTAAATGGCTATCTGGATATTGGTTTCGTTGAAGATCTGAATATGACTATCTTCTATGACGATTCAGGTATGAGCAGTTCTATTGAATCATCAATATCCCTTTATGAACTGGATGGTAATGAATGGGTTATCGTTCCGAATGCAACACTGAACACATCAGGTAATTTTGTATCTGTAGATCTTGAATCTGGTATCCATATTGAAGTTGCTTCAATTGAGGAATACACAACTACATACGGACTCTTCAGGACTGTTCCAAGTTCCAGCAGCAGTTCAAGCAGTTCAGGAACCCGTGCATCGGTCAGTCAGGGACAGGATCCAACTATCGTATCACAGTCTGCTTCATCTGTCAAGCGTGTAACCGGTGGCTCTGAAGTTGAATATGATTTCTCCGATAGTGGAACTCCTGTTCTTGGAGTAAGCTTTGAAGCAAAGACTGATGAAGGTCTGGTAGTCGCCAAGGTTCAGGTGCTTTCCGGCAATCCGGAAGGAGTTCCATCTCCAGCAGGAAAGTCATACCAGATGCTGAGCATCGATGTTGGAAGTGAAGGAACTATTTCCTCAGGTAGCAGTGCAGACAACATCCAGATCCGCTTCAAGGTGAGCAAACAGTGGATAGAGGAAAATAACATTGATATTTCCACAATTCGCATGACGAGATTCCATGGTGAACAGTGGAATGATCTTCCAACATACCAGGAAAGAGAAGAAGACGGTTACATCTACTTCTACGCTGAGACTCCGGGATTCTCAGTCTTCAATGTTGTAGGTGATGAGATTGGCAGTACTCCTGCAGAAACAGTTGAAACATCAACATCAGTGACTGAGGAAGTTGAGGAACCAGTAGAGGAAGACGAAACACCTGACACTCCGGGATTCACTGTTCTTGCAGGAATCGTGTTTGTTTCACTTGCTTTCCTTGTGAATAGGAAAATGAAGTCCGAATAAAAATAAGAAAGGGCAGTTTTACTGCTCTTATCCTTTTCTTTTTTCTTTGACATATAATTTGATTCTTCTTGAATCTACAAGCTATTTGAATTGTTCACACTGTAAAACATTATACAGTTCAAAACCTTCATATAGTATATTCTATATATAAATTAAAATCAAATTATATATTTCTATTAATTTTTACATTTAATAACGAGGGTGCATTATGGCAGTATTACAGAAAATACACATTATTTTAGCTTTATTCATGTGCATACTATTAAGCACAGGTATAGTTTCAGCAGCAACATACTCCGGTGGTAGCGGTACGAGTGAAAGTCCGTAGCTGCTTTCAACTGACAGCGATATTGATGAATTGTCAACAACGTCTGATGATTGGGGAAGTTACTTCAAACTAACAAGTGACATTACCCTTGTGGGCAATCACACTCCGATTGGTAATTCCAGTATTAAGTTCACAGGTGATTTTGACGGAGACGGATATACAATAAGTAACCTGACCATTTATGAGACTACTTCCTTTGCCGGATTCTTCGGTCGTACTAATACAGGTGCTAATATCCACGACCTTGGAATAGAAACAAGTTCTGATGGTGTTGATTCAACAGATTCTTATGTCGCCGGTCTTGTCGCTGAACTTTGTGGCACTGTTAGCAACTGTTCTTTCAGTGGCACTGTTACCGGAGGCACTGGTTCTTATGTCGGCGGTCTTATCGGCGATATAAATGGTGGTAATATTAGTGATTGTTTTGCTACAGGTACTGTCTCCAGTGATGCTAATTATGCCGGCGGTCTTGCTGGTGATCTATACATGGGTTATGCAGACAATTGTTATGCCAATGTCACTGTTACAAGTAGTTATGATGGTGGTTATGCCTCTGTTGGCGGCCTTTTCGGAGAGAATTATGGCTATGTTAGCAATTGTTATGCCACTGGTGATGTCTCCTGTACAGGTACTGGTATTGCTGTCGGTGGTCTTTTTGGGAGTAATGCCGGTACTGTAAGCAACTGTTATGCCACCGGTAATGTCTCAGGTAACGATATGGTCGGTGGTCTTATCGGGTATACCAATGGCTGGTTAACAGGCAATGTGATCAACAGTTTCGCTACTGGTACAGCTAGCACTACTGCCTCTGGCTCAGATATAGGCGGTCTTGTCGGCTATAATAACGGCGGCACTGTGACTAACAGTTATTATTCCGGCACTCCGGCTAGTGGTGAGGGTACTCAGTCTTCTTATGCTAACTTCACCAGTTTTGCCTTTGTTTCGGGAGCTTCAGGTCTTAATTGGAATGCAAGCAGTGACATCATTTCAACAGATTACAATTTAAGTTTCGTCTGGAAAATAGACGAAGGTTCTACTCTTCCGTATTTCCAGTATCAGATTACATATGTTGGAAGCGGCTCTGATTGTGATTACACAACCATCCAGGCTGCAGTAAATGCTGCATATGAGGGCGACACTATCGTTGTAACTGATGGAACTTACAATGAAAATGTGGATGTTGACAAGAGTGTCACAATTCGTTCTCAGAATGGTGCAGAAAGCACAATTATTCAGGCTTTATCTGCAAGTGATAATGTGTTTTCTGTAACTGCCAACAATGTAACGATAAATGGATTTACTGTTACAGGTGCAACAGATATGCCTTACGCTGGCATAAACCTTGAAGGGAATTCGAACTGTACCATTATAAATAATATTGCCAGTAACAACAAATATGGTATTTACCTGTATATTTCTGAAAATAACACTCTGACCAATAATACTGCTAGCAGCAATGATAATGATGGTATTTTCATGAGATTATCTTCAAATAATACGCTTATCAACAATATTTGCCGTAATAATTGGGATGGTATTAACCTGCTAGATTCTGAAAATAATACTCTGACCAATAATACTGGAAATGATAGTCACAATGGTATTTGCATATCTAGCTCTACTTATAATACGCTGACAGGTAATGTTGTTGGTAATGACACTTACGGTATTTACATGTATAACTCTACTTATAATACGCTGACAGGTAATGTTGCTGAAGATAACGATCACTACAGTATTTACATGCAAGAATCTACTTATAATACGCTGACAGGTAATGTTGCAGATGATGCCAATAACGGTATTTACATGTCTTACTCTACTTATAATACACTGACCAACAATACTGCCAGTAATAATTCTTATGGTATTTACCTGGGGTATTCAAGTTCAAACAACCTGACAGGCAACATAATGTCATTGAACACCTATAATCTTGAAGTGAGAGGTGCTTCATTGGGCGATTACTATAATGATTTAGACACAACTAATTTAGTAAGTGGAAGTCCTGTTTACTACCTGACAAACAGTTCAAATGAAACCATTCCTGCAAATGCAGGTACTGTATATTTGATTAATTGTACCAATATGTCTGTGAGGGATATTACTTTCACAAATGAAAGCTATGGAATCTATCTTTATGAAACAGACAATTCAACTATCGAGAATATCACAACATCCGGATGCAAGTATGATATTTACTTCAAATCATCTCCTGACTGTGAAATAGATATGCTGAAACTGCTTGATGATTCAGCAATTCTATCTTTTGTCACAGATTCAGTAGAAACCGAAATAAGATCAACTGAATGTGACCTTACTCTTTCAGGGAAAGAGGCTATGACAGACGGTTATATATATATCGACAGGACAGGAACTTTCAATGTTACATTCGCCTATAATGACACGGGTATAAGCAGTTCGGTTGAGTCATCTGTAAACCTTTATTATTTCAATTTCGGCACCGGTACCTGGGAAGAAGTAGCGAACACCATACTTGACACGACCAGTAATACCGTATCAGTAAATCTTCCTGAATCCGGGCAATTTTTTGCTCTTTTCAGAGATCCAAACTCTGAAGCTACCACCACTAGCAGCAGTTCAGGAACCCGTGCATCTGTAAGTCAGGGACAGGATCCAGCAATTGTAGGTGCATCCGCCTCTGCTGTAAAGCGCATAACAGGTGACTCCGAAGTAGATTATGACTTCTCGGACAGCGGTACTCCTGTACTTGGTATCAGTTTTGATGCTACAAAGGACAAAGGTCTTGTAGTTGCCAAAGTCCAGGTTCTTTCAAGCAACCCTGATGGTGTGCCTTCTCCATCAGGCAGATCTTACCAGATGCTGAGTATTGATGTCGGAAGCGAGGGAACGATCTCTTCGGATTCTGCTGAGAATATCATGATACGTTTCAAGGTAAGCAAGCAATGGATAGAAGAGAA
The sequence above is a segment of the uncultured Methanolobus sp. genome. Coding sequences within it:
- a CDS encoding GLUG motif-containing protein, whose amino-acid sequence is MAGLQKIHIILALFMCILLSTGTVSAATYSGGSGTSDDPYLLSNDSDIDTLSTTSDDWGSYFKLTQDIALVGNHTPIGNSGTQFTGDFDGDGYSITNLTVYQTTDHAGFFGKIDAGANIHDIGIESSSNGVVSTGWYVGGLVGQVYNGSVSNSSATGIVTGYNNVGGLIGQFVTSGSVSNCSANVTVTGYNNVGGLVGTTTGLISNSFATGNVTGSGLSVGGLVGAQLGSAVINCFATGTADGDSYVGGLVGRNTSTVTNSYYSGSPDNSIGTPTSYDNFTSFAFVSGASGLNWNAGGTQDVITTEANSSFIWKIEDGSTLPYFQYQYVPYSGGSGTVDDPYLLSTDSDIDTLSATPAYWNSYFRLTQNITLAGNHTPIGKTSPYFTGDFDGNGYAIQNMTVYSSGFVGFFGFISASGNIHELGVEASSDGVISTSGNYAGVLAGANTGTVSDCSATGNVTSSGDIVGGLVGTNENPGSINTCSATGNVTSSGGYVGGLVGFNAVTISNCYATGTATGSSHVGGLVGSNEGTGSINNCSATGNVTSSGDYVGGLVGHNAVTISNCYATGTITQDIMGENMYAGGLAAYNSGTIGNSYATGNVTGGYGVGGFIGCAYGGTVTNSFATGSTTAAFGQGGAFVGYDNDGTMNNCYNSGSPEETITGLTSTSYSNFMDFAFVSGATGLNWNENGDVITTEADSSFIWRIDDGSSLPYLQDQDAVDTPYSSGSGTVDDPYLLSTDSDIDELSATPANWSSYFQLTQDITLVGNHTPIGSLSTQFTGDFDGNGYSITNLTVYQTTDRVGFFGYAGSASNIHDLEIVTSSEGVVSTGNNVGALIGVTVGTVNNCSVTGNVAGASYIGGLAGYSDAAISNSYAAVDVTGSSNYVGGLVGRNNGVSGNVTNCYTTGNATGANIVGCLVGFNGGTVTSSFATGTAAADGSTVGGLIGDNTWGTTSNNWYSGSPADSSATSNTASAFMDFSFVSGATGLNWNGSGNIITTENDSSFIWRITDAYTLPYFQYQNVPYSSGSGTADDPYLLSTDSDIDTLSATSADWDKYFLLTQNITLAGNHTPIGNSGTQFTGDFDGNGYSITNLTVYQTTNYAGLFGYTNTGANIHDLGVETSSEGVVSTASYVGGILGENGGNGIVNNCSVTGNVSGSQYVGGLVGENSGGATVTNCFVTCNVSGSSNYIGGLAGYNRRTVSNCSANSTVTGLTEVGGLIGESNAAVLNCYANGDVTASGNNAGGLVGKNWDQITNCYATGNVSGSQYVGGLVGFNLWYIDNSFATGTATGSLRVGGLAGDNDGGTVTRGFYSGTPVNGIGSSTSYSNFMSFTYVSGPTGLNWNVGGTQDVITTEDDPNYVWKIIDGYTLPYHQYQEDPISFAIPGTPENFTNTTGNFWVNHSWNAGAGDLTDSYNVSYGESWLNGTTNTYFNHTGLSAHAWSNITVYAYNATDSILSDGVSDNVQVPNNEIGILNVSNITGSEGDTITFDINFTDVDGDTPTFNCNQSSLLDNFNTSTGVGSWDIGFSDAGTYSVEFNVSDGYGSVDSQVMTITVSDASTIYVGSGQDDDFTTIQAAINDASQGDTIIVGDGTYNENVVVNKSVTLRSENGAASTNVNASDSSEHAFNVTVNNVTIDGFNVTGVTDFEMAGIYLGYSNNSIVTNNIVNDNSFGIVLDHSENNTLSNNIANDNSYCGLYLYYSSHNTLDDNDIYNNEYGIRLYTSSDYNTLTDNDAMNNTYGMYFSSSDNNTLTGNTASYNDRYGMYFSSSDNNTLTDNVASYNIYNIEPASISLDSVIEPMDIESTAATGIYLVYSDNNVLTGNVANYNEGGSLVMYSINPNAISPNSEAASIYSCGFSLYNSDNTTLTGNTAIGNEEYAFYSRSSSNCTVDNLETDTGSMELSFVPTYETAIRSNETISTVPSGKANVNGYLDIGFVEDLNMTIFYDDSGMSSSIESSISLYELDGNEWVIVPNATLNTSGNFVSVDLESGIHIEVASIEEYTTTYGLFRTVPSSSSSSSSSGTRASVSQGQDPTIVSQSASSVKRVTGGSEVEYDFSDSGTPVLGVSFEAKTDEGLVVAKVQVLSGNPEGVPSPAGKSYQMLSIDVGSEGTISSGSSADNIQIRFKVSKQWIEENNIDISTIRMTRFHGEQWNDLPTYQEREEDGYIYFYAETPGFSVFNVVGDEIGSTPAETVETSTSVTEEVEEPVEEDETPDTPGFTVLAGIVFVSLAFLVNRKMKSE
- a CDS encoding PGF-pre-PGF domain-containing protein, whose translation is MSTTSDDWGSYFKLTSDITLVGNHTPIGNSSIKFTGDFDGDGYTISNLTIYETTSFAGFFGRTNTGANIHDLGIETSSDGVDSTDSYVAGLVAELCGTVSNCSFSGTVTGGTGSYVGGLIGDINGGNISDCFATGTVSSDANYAGGLAGDLYMGYADNCYANVTVTSSYDGGYASVGGLFGENYGYVSNCYATGDVSCTGTGIAVGGLFGSNAGTVSNCYATGNVSGNDMVGGLIGYTNGWLTGNVINSFATGTASTTASGSDIGGLVGYNNGGTVTNSYYSGTPASGEGTQSSYANFTSFAFVSGASGLNWNASSDIISTDYNLSFVWKIDEGSTLPYFQYQITYVGSGSDCDYTTIQAAVNAAYEGDTIVVTDGTYNENVDVDKSVTIRSQNGAESTIIQALSASDNVFSVTANNVTINGFTVTGATDMPYAGINLEGNSNCTIINNIASNNKYGIYLYISENNTLTNNTASSNDNDGIFMRLSSNNTLINNICRNNWDGINLLDSENNTLTNNTGNDSHNGICISSSTYNTLTGNVVGNDTYGIYMYNSTYNTLTGNVAEDNDHYSIYMQESTYNTLTGNVADDANNGIYMSYSTYNTLTNNTASNNSYGIYLGYSSSNNLTGNIMSLNTYNLEVRGASLGDYYNDLDTTNLVSGSPVYYLTNSSNETIPANAGTVYLINCTNMSVRDITFTNESYGIYLYETDNSTIENITTSGCKYDIYFKSSPDCEIDMLKLLDDSAILSFVTDSVETEIRSTECDLTLSGKEAMTDGYIYIDRTGTFNVTFAYNDTGISSSVESSVNLYYFNFGTGTWEEVANTILDTTSNTVSVNLPESGQFFALFRDPNSEATTTSSSSGTRASVSQGQDPAIVGASASAVKRITGDSEVDYDFSDSGTPVLGISFDATKDKGLVVAKVQVLSSNPDGVPSPSGRSYQMLSIDVGSEGTISSDSAENIMIRFKVSKQWIEENNIDISTIRMTRYHGEQWNDLPTYQEREEDGYIYFYAETPGFSIFEVVGDEKSAISEQVPVSTPVTEEFEEPVAEEETSSTPGFTAIAGIVFVSLAVLLRRK